The Nocardioides campestrisoli genome includes a window with the following:
- a CDS encoding MerR family transcriptional regulator — translation MSDRTAGLLTLEELTARVGMSVRNVRFYTSRGLVPPPIRRGRSGFYTADHVARLELVQELQSHGLTLSAIERYVASIPENASAEDVALHRTMLAPWMAEHPVPMTRAELEGRAGRELSPDDLATLQELGIVEPADGGFTVAVSQLSVGLGLLELGYPVEAAKAATDLYARHGREIAEELYELFRTMVWPKYKESGMTPERLQEVVERLKPLSVTSLVSAYEAAMDEAKREGIRRRSG, via the coding sequence GTGTCCGACCGCACCGCAGGGCTGCTGACCTTGGAGGAGCTGACCGCGCGGGTGGGGATGAGCGTGCGCAACGTGCGCTTCTACACCTCCCGCGGCCTGGTCCCCCCGCCGATCCGCCGGGGTCGCTCGGGCTTCTACACCGCCGACCACGTCGCCCGGCTCGAGCTGGTGCAGGAGCTGCAGAGCCACGGGCTCACGCTCTCGGCGATCGAGCGGTACGTCGCCTCCATCCCCGAGAACGCCTCCGCCGAGGACGTCGCCCTGCACCGCACGATGCTCGCCCCGTGGATGGCCGAGCACCCGGTGCCGATGACCCGCGCCGAGCTGGAGGGCCGGGCGGGCCGAGAGCTCTCCCCCGACGACCTAGCGACCCTCCAGGAGCTCGGGATCGTCGAGCCGGCGGACGGCGGGTTCACCGTCGCGGTCTCCCAGCTCTCCGTGGGCCTGGGCCTGCTCGAGCTCGGCTACCCGGTGGAGGCCGCGAAGGCGGCCACCGACCTCTACGCCCGGCACGGCCGGGAGATCGCCGAGGAGCTCTACGAGCTCTTCCGCACCATGGTCTGGCCGAAGTACAAGGAGTCCGGGATGACTCCGGAGCGGCTCCAGGAGGTGGTGGAGCGGCTCAAGCCGCTCTCGGTCACCTCCCTGGTCTCGGCCTACGAGGCCGCGATGGACGAGGCCAAGCGCGAGGGCATCCGGCGACGCAGCGGCTGA